The Sulfolobus acidocaldarius DSM 639 genome has a window encoding:
- the aspS gene encoding aspartate--tRNA(Asn) ligase: MMKDYYIKNVTQDLDGKEVTLAGWVHNIRDLGGKKFLLLRDKTGIGQIVVDKSSPSFQEISDISQESVIMVKGVVKADNRAPNGVEVHAKEVKILSKAKSPLPLDVSGKVKADIDTRLKERVLDLRRQEMQSILKIQNITLKSFRETLYKEGFVEVFTPKIIASATEGGAQLFSVIYFGETAFLAQSPQLYKELLAGVVEKVFEIAPAWRAEDSDTPYHLAEFISMDVEMAFGNYEDAMKLLEKLIYNIVNSVKNEASDELKILSHNLPDVKIPIKRLTYKDAIEILQSKGYNIKFGDDIGTPESRVLYNELKEDLYFITDWPTLSRPFYTKSKDTDPNVSESFDLIYRWLEIASGSTRNHKREVLEDSLRKRGLKPENFEFFLRWFDYGMPPHTGFGMGFARLLVMLTGIHNVKEIVPFPRDKKRLVP, translated from the coding sequence TTGATGAAAGACTACTATATTAAAAATGTGACCCAAGATCTTGATGGAAAAGAAGTTACTTTAGCGGGTTGGGTGCATAATATAAGGGATTTAGGAGGCAAGAAATTTTTATTACTTAGAGATAAGACTGGCATAGGACAAATTGTAGTTGATAAATCAAGTCCCTCATTTCAAGAAATATCAGATATAAGTCAAGAAAGCGTAATAATGGTAAAAGGAGTTGTTAAAGCAGATAATAGAGCACCTAATGGTGTTGAAGTTCATGCTAAAGAGGTAAAAATCTTAAGCAAAGCTAAATCTCCTTTACCGTTAGATGTAAGTGGAAAAGTTAAAGCAGATATAGATACAAGGCTTAAGGAGAGAGTATTAGATCTCAGAAGGCAGGAAATGCAATCTATATTAAAAATACAAAATATTACTCTGAAATCGTTTAGAGAAACTTTATATAAAGAGGGTTTCGTGGAAGTATTTACACCGAAAATAATAGCCTCAGCCACGGAGGGTGGTGCTCAGCTCTTTTCTGTTATTTATTTTGGAGAGACTGCATTTTTAGCTCAAAGCCCACAGTTATACAAAGAGTTATTAGCTGGCGTAGTTGAAAAGGTGTTTGAGATTGCTCCTGCGTGGAGAGCTGAAGATTCAGATACACCATATCATTTAGCAGAGTTCATAAGTATGGATGTAGAAATGGCATTTGGAAATTATGAAGACGCAATGAAACTTCTAGAGAAACTAATTTATAACATAGTTAATTCTGTAAAAAATGAGGCTTCAGACGAATTGAAGATATTATCTCATAATTTGCCTGATGTAAAAATTCCTATAAAACGTCTCACATATAAGGATGCAATAGAAATACTACAAAGTAAGGGTTACAATATAAAATTTGGAGACGATATAGGAACACCTGAGTCCAGAGTGTTATATAACGAGTTAAAGGAAGACTTATACTTTATTACAGATTGGCCTACTCTGTCTAGACCGTTCTATACGAAGTCTAAAGATACCGATCCGAATGTAAGTGAAAGTTTTGATTTAATATACAGGTGGTTAGAGATAGCTTCAGGTAGCACCAGAAACCATAAGAGGGAAGTGCTAGAAGATTCCTTACGAAAGAGAGGATTAAAGCCTGAGAATTTTGAATTCTTCTTAAGATGGTTCGACTATGGTATGCCTCCCCACACAGGATTTGGAATGGGTTTTGCTAGACTTTTAGTGATGTTAACTGGAATTCATAACGTTAAAGAAATAGTACCATTCCCAAGAGATAAAAAGAGACTCGTACCTTAA
- the truD gene encoding tRNA pseudouridine(13) synthase TruD: MNYSDLDSFLGLEKYYIQEEWEPLQISINRPEGFKVIEEISETPVDEWKGESNGTYSAYLLTKKGIDHFSVISILKKLMKRKIHYLGIKDANAITQQIIYVNGIPPITSYKSEKFEIEFVGHFSRQLNHTGNRFEIELNTTNENELQKRLHKILTTKFLFAYIGYQRFGTRRPVTHIVGKYLLLKDWCQAVDWIVGHPFSTENENLIYARRAYEQKDFETSSQLFPRKFKDEINILKSLMNGDDCLTAIKKIVTPHTFFIEAYQSFLYNKYLSKIADRLRGKESEDLMIRIPSDLSNVSDDNLKEIIREENIENRSFNIKELRVRLRDFSRSPFMKLRNIKIKQNKISFSLDRGMYATIVLREISRYDPKSYT, from the coding sequence ATGAATTACTCTGATCTGGATTCCTTCTTAGGTCTAGAGAAATACTACATTCAAGAGGAGTGGGAACCATTACAAATATCTATAAATAGACCGGAAGGATTTAAGGTTATAGAAGAAATATCAGAAACTCCAGTAGATGAATGGAAAGGAGAGAGTAATGGGACTTATTCAGCTTATCTTTTAACAAAAAAAGGAATAGATCATTTTTCTGTAATTAGTATACTAAAAAAACTTATGAAGAGAAAAATCCATTATCTAGGTATAAAAGATGCGAATGCTATAACTCAACAAATAATTTATGTAAATGGAATTCCGCCAATTACCTCTTACAAAAGCGAAAAATTTGAAATTGAATTTGTAGGACATTTTTCTCGTCAATTAAACCACACAGGTAATAGATTTGAAATTGAATTAAATACTACTAACGAAAATGAGTTACAGAAAAGATTGCATAAAATATTAACCACAAAATTTCTCTTTGCATACATAGGCTATCAGAGATTTGGGACGAGAAGACCTGTAACACATATCGTCGGAAAATATTTATTACTCAAAGATTGGTGCCAAGCTGTAGACTGGATAGTAGGACATCCATTCTCTACTGAAAATGAAAATTTGATTTATGCTAGAAGAGCATATGAACAAAAAGACTTTGAAACGTCGTCGCAACTATTTCCCCGCAAATTTAAGGACGAAATAAACATATTGAAGTCTCTAATGAATGGAGATGATTGCCTTACAGCAATTAAAAAAATTGTAACTCCGCACACATTTTTTATAGAAGCTTATCAATCTTTTTTATATAATAAATATTTGTCAAAAATTGCAGATAGATTAAGAGGAAAAGAGTCTGAGGATTTAATGATAAGAATTCCTTCAGATTTATCTAATGTTAGTGATGACAATTTAAAGGAAATTATACGTGAGGAGAACATAGAAAATAGAAGTTTTAACATAAAGGAATTAAGAGTAAGACTTAGAGATTTTAGTAGAAGTCCTTTTATGAAACTAAGAAATATTAAAATAAAACAAAACAAGATTTCCTTTTCATTAGACAGAGGCATGTATGCTACAATAGTATTGAGGGAAATATCAAGATACGATCCAAAATCTTACACTTAA
- the pth2 gene encoding peptidyl-tRNA hydrolase Pth2, with protein MKMAVLVRTDLDMGKGKIAAQVAHAAVSLVLEIVQKRSKAEWKEWLEMWINQGQPKIVLKVKNLDELLEKYNKALQSGLPATIIQDAGKTQIEPGTITCAGIGPGPEEMIDNITGDLKLL; from the coding sequence ATGAAAATGGCTGTGCTCGTTAGAACAGACCTAGATATGGGAAAAGGGAAAATTGCAGCACAAGTTGCACATGCTGCAGTTTCATTAGTATTAGAAATTGTTCAAAAAAGATCAAAAGCTGAATGGAAAGAATGGTTAGAAATGTGGATAAACCAAGGACAACCCAAAATAGTCTTGAAAGTGAAAAATTTAGACGAATTACTAGAAAAATATAATAAAGCCTTACAAAGTGGACTTCCAGCTACAATAATACAAGATGCAGGAAAAACTCAAATTGAGCCTGGAACTATTACGTGCGCAGGTATAGGACCAGGACCAGAAGAAATGATCGATAATATAACTGGTGATCTGAAATTACTATGA
- a CDS encoding zinc finger domain-containing protein — MYAMGVSFRLSLKEEIEPIVCSSCGKILHPREKGDEFYCPNCGQVLIRRCYYCRKQVVVYVCPKCGFEGP; from the coding sequence ATGTATGCGATGGGTGTAAGTTTTAGGTTAAGCTTAAAAGAAGAGATAGAACCGATTGTATGCTCAAGCTGTGGAAAGATTTTGCATCCCAGAGAGAAGGGTGATGAGTTCTACTGTCCTAATTGTGGGCAAGTTCTAATAAGGCGTTGCTATTACTGTAGAAAACAAGTAGTGGTATATGTTTGCCCGAAATGTGGGTTTGAAGGTCCATAA
- a CDS encoding elongation factor 1-beta, producing the protein MADVLVILKVFPESDEINLTQLSEEIKKRLPEGYRLVKNETEPIAYGLKALIAYIQMPENTEGGTDKLEELVNGIEGVSHAEVVNVTRLGF; encoded by the coding sequence GTGGCAGATGTACTTGTAATACTTAAAGTATTTCCGGAAAGTGACGAAATTAATTTGACACAATTAAGTGAAGAAATAAAGAAAAGATTGCCAGAAGGATATAGGTTGGTAAAGAATGAGACAGAGCCTATAGCCTATGGATTAAAAGCATTGATAGCGTATATACAAATGCCTGAAAACACAGAAGGTGGAACAGATAAATTAGAGGAATTAGTAAATGGTATTGAAGGAGTAAGTCATGCCGAAGTAGTTAATGTGACTAGATTAGGTTTTTAA
- a CDS encoding CDC48 family AAA ATPase, whose product MEIELSAGAEVSPSGKKELVLRVVEAKQKDVGRGKVRIDIDLLSQIGVNPGEVVELEGQRKTAAIAWPLAPEDVLNDEDKYIIRMDGITRKNAGVSIGDKVIVRKSNPKVATSVRLAPSNFSITVDPGFISYVKKKLKDTPLVEGDTVLIPVLGQAIPFTVVQVRPQGIVIVSDETSITISEKPVEQTRYPRVTYEDIGGMKEIIQKIRELVELPLRHPELFKRLGIEPPKGILLYGPPGVGKTLLAKAVANETDAYFTSINGPEIMSKFYGESEQRLREIFEDAKKHAPAIIFIDEIDAIAPKRDEVIGEVERRVVAQLLTLMDGLENRGNVIVIAATNRPNAVDPALRRPGRFDREIEIPLPDKQGRLEILQIHTRNMPLSKDVDLHKLAEMTHGYTGADLSALVREAAMNALRRYIQMIDLSQDKIPPEILEKMEVRMDDFLKAFKDIVPSGLREIYIEVPEVHWFDIGGLEEVKEELREVVEYPLKYREVYENMSIEPPKGILLFGPPGTGKTMLAKAVATESGANFIAVRGPEILSKWVGESEKAIREIFRKARQAAPTVIFFDEIDSIAPIRGLSTDSGVTERIVNQLLAEMDGIEKLENVVVIAATNRPDILDPALLRPGRFDRLIYVPPPDKTARFEILKVHTKNVPLAEDVSLEDIAEKAEGYTGADLAAVVREAALRAIREQMAECMGEANNECKKSDIECREKKIRDCMAGKGRIVERKHFDVALKKVRPSVTQDMIQFYQNWLEKARQQLPRTNIKPSTFT is encoded by the coding sequence TTGGAGATAGAGTTGAGTGCAGGTGCTGAAGTTTCTCCTTCAGGCAAGAAGGAGCTTGTATTAAGAGTAGTTGAAGCTAAACAAAAGGATGTAGGGAGAGGTAAGGTAAGAATAGACATAGACCTTCTTTCCCAAATAGGTGTGAATCCTGGAGAAGTTGTAGAATTAGAAGGTCAAAGAAAGACCGCAGCTATAGCATGGCCTTTGGCACCAGAGGATGTATTGAATGATGAAGATAAATATATCATAAGAATGGATGGCATTACACGTAAAAATGCAGGTGTTTCAATAGGAGACAAGGTGATAGTAAGAAAATCTAATCCTAAAGTAGCTACCAGTGTGAGATTAGCACCATCTAATTTTTCCATTACTGTTGATCCGGGCTTCATATCTTATGTTAAGAAAAAATTAAAGGATACACCTTTAGTGGAGGGCGATACTGTTTTAATTCCTGTATTGGGACAGGCAATTCCATTTACAGTAGTTCAAGTAAGACCACAAGGAATAGTTATAGTATCAGACGAGACCAGCATTACGATATCAGAGAAGCCAGTTGAACAGACCAGATATCCTAGAGTTACGTATGAAGACATAGGTGGAATGAAAGAGATAATACAAAAAATTAGAGAATTAGTAGAACTACCATTAAGACATCCAGAGCTATTTAAGAGGTTAGGAATAGAGCCTCCTAAGGGTATTTTACTCTATGGTCCTCCAGGTGTCGGTAAGACCTTATTAGCTAAGGCTGTAGCGAATGAAACTGACGCGTATTTTACATCTATAAATGGTCCAGAAATAATGAGTAAATTTTATGGTGAAAGTGAACAGAGGTTAAGAGAGATCTTTGAAGACGCTAAGAAACACGCACCTGCTATAATTTTTATCGATGAAATAGATGCTATAGCGCCTAAAAGAGATGAAGTTATAGGAGAAGTTGAAAGAAGGGTAGTAGCTCAATTATTAACACTTATGGATGGTCTTGAGAATAGAGGAAATGTAATAGTTATTGCTGCCACTAACAGACCTAATGCCGTAGATCCAGCGTTAAGAAGACCAGGTAGATTTGATAGAGAAATTGAGATACCCCTACCTGATAAGCAGGGTAGGTTAGAGATTCTACAGATACATACTAGGAATATGCCGTTATCTAAAGATGTGGATTTACATAAATTAGCAGAGATGACTCATGGATATACTGGTGCTGATTTATCTGCACTTGTTCGAGAGGCAGCAATGAATGCGCTTAGAAGGTACATACAGATGATCGATCTGAGCCAAGATAAGATTCCGCCAGAGATACTAGAAAAGATGGAAGTAAGAATGGATGACTTTCTCAAAGCATTTAAAGATATAGTTCCTAGCGGACTTAGAGAGATATACATAGAGGTACCTGAAGTACATTGGTTTGACATAGGTGGCTTAGAAGAGGTCAAGGAAGAACTTAGGGAGGTAGTTGAATATCCTTTGAAATATAGAGAAGTTTATGAGAATATGAGTATAGAGCCTCCTAAGGGTATTTTGTTGTTTGGTCCCCCTGGTACTGGTAAGACTATGCTTGCAAAGGCTGTTGCAACAGAGAGTGGTGCAAACTTCATAGCAGTAAGGGGACCAGAAATACTATCAAAATGGGTTGGAGAAAGCGAAAAAGCAATAAGAGAGATATTCAGAAAAGCAAGACAAGCAGCACCAACAGTAATATTCTTCGACGAAATAGACTCAATAGCACCAATAAGAGGACTATCAACAGACAGCGGAGTAACAGAAAGAATAGTAAACCAACTACTAGCAGAAATGGACGGAATAGAAAAACTGGAAAATGTAGTAGTTATCGCTGCTACTAATAGGCCTGATATTTTGGATCCTGCTTTGCTTAGACCAGGTAGGTTTGATAGGTTGATTTATGTTCCTCCGCCTGATAAGACTGCAAGGTTTGAGATTTTGAAGGTTCACACTAAAAATGTGCCATTGGCTGAAGACGTGTCACTTGAGGATATTGCAGAAAAAGCAGAAGGATATACAGGAGCAGACCTGGCAGCTGTAGTGAGGGAAGCAGCGTTAAGAGCTATAAGAGAGCAAATGGCTGAATGTATGGGAGAGGCAAATAATGAGTGCAAGAAGAGCGATATAGAGTGCAGAGAAAAGAAAATAAGAGATTGTATGGCTGGAAAAGGGAGAATAGTAGAGAGAAAGCATTTTGATGTAGCACTTAAGAAGGTCAGACCATCAGTGACCCAGGATATGATACAGTTCTATCAGAACTGGTTAGAGAAAGCAAGACAACAGTTGCCAAGAACTAATATAAAGCCGAGCACTTTTACGTGA
- the fen gene encoding flap endonuclease-1 encodes MGVDLGEIVEDVKREINLNEMKGKKISIDAYNTIYQFLAAIRQPDGTPLIDSKGRITSHLNGLFYRTISIIESGIIPIFVFDGKPPEKKSEEIERRKRAKEEAEKKLEKAKLEGEYREIRKYAQAAVRLSNEMVEESKKLLDAMGIPVVQAPGEGEAEAAYINSIDLSWAAASQDYDSLLFGAKRLVRNITISGKRKLPNKDVYVEIKPELIELESLLKKLGINREQLIDIAILIGTDYNPDGVKGIGVKTALRIIKKYNNIENAIEKGEIQLSKINFDIREIRKLFITPEVKKPTERLELAECNEREIIELLVKNHDFNEDRVNNGIERLKKAIKEAKSVEKQTGLDQWF; translated from the coding sequence ATAGGTGTAGATTTAGGCGAAATAGTTGAAGATGTTAAGAGAGAGATTAACTTAAATGAGATGAAAGGAAAGAAAATTAGTATAGATGCTTACAACACAATTTATCAGTTTTTAGCTGCAATAAGACAGCCTGATGGGACACCTTTAATTGACAGTAAAGGCAGAATAACAAGCCATTTAAATGGGCTATTTTATAGGACTATTAGTATAATAGAAAGTGGAATAATCCCCATTTTTGTATTTGATGGAAAGCCACCTGAAAAGAAGAGTGAAGAAATCGAAAGAAGGAAAAGAGCTAAGGAGGAGGCAGAAAAGAAATTAGAGAAAGCTAAGTTAGAGGGGGAGTACAGAGAAATTAGAAAATATGCTCAGGCTGCTGTTAGATTAAGCAATGAAATGGTAGAGGAAAGTAAAAAACTATTAGATGCTATGGGTATACCTGTAGTTCAAGCTCCAGGAGAAGGAGAGGCTGAGGCAGCTTATATAAATTCAATTGATCTTTCTTGGGCTGCTGCAAGCCAAGATTATGATTCCTTATTATTTGGCGCTAAAAGATTAGTCAGAAACATAACAATTTCAGGTAAAAGAAAGCTTCCAAATAAGGATGTTTATGTAGAAATAAAGCCTGAGTTGATAGAACTAGAGAGTTTATTGAAAAAACTCGGCATCAATAGAGAACAGTTAATAGACATTGCGATTCTTATAGGTACAGATTACAATCCAGACGGCGTTAAAGGAATTGGTGTAAAGACGGCATTAAGAATTATAAAGAAATATAATAATATCGAGAACGCAATAGAAAAAGGTGAAATTCAATTATCTAAAATAAACTTTGATATACGAGAGATAAGAAAATTATTCATTACACCTGAAGTTAAAAAGCCTACTGAACGACTAGAATTAGCAGAATGTAATGAAAGGGAAATAATAGAACTTTTGGTTAAAAATCATGATTTTAATGAAGATCGTGTAAATAACGGAATAGAGAGATTAAAGAAGGCTATAAAAGAAGCTAAGTCTGTTGAAAAACAGACAGGTCTTGATCAGTGGTTTTAA
- a CDS encoding precorrin-2 dehydrogenase/sirohydrochlorin ferrochelatase family protein — translation MIVSNLSSYLPLFINVEGLKVLVVGGGKVGTKRALKFAESKAIVYVVSLEFKDENELRLFDNIHLIKNDARYLPENFLSRFNIIVVATNDKELNERICETCKKLGKLCNNPTNPDSSNFIVPIYGIEKGVGIAITTFGKSSLTSKYLLDLIRSNILKENIFSLVDTMGKVKEILKLNVTEPSIRFMFYSKIFYDDKFRYYVDRGEIDLAIQRAREIIYGR, via the coding sequence ATGATTGTGTCAAATTTATCATCATATTTACCATTATTCATAAACGTTGAAGGATTAAAGGTTCTAGTGGTAGGCGGTGGAAAGGTTGGTACTAAAAGGGCATTGAAATTTGCTGAGTCAAAGGCTATTGTATATGTTGTAAGTTTAGAATTTAAGGATGAAAATGAGTTAAGACTATTTGATAACATTCATCTCATAAAGAATGACGCGCGTTATCTCCCAGAGAACTTTCTATCAAGGTTCAACATTATAGTAGTTGCAACTAATGATAAAGAATTAAATGAAAGAATTTGTGAGACTTGTAAAAAATTAGGAAAGTTATGTAATAATCCGACAAATCCTGACTCATCTAACTTTATAGTACCCATATATGGAATAGAGAAAGGTGTGGGTATAGCAATTACTACCTTTGGTAAATCTAGTCTTACTTCGAAATACTTATTAGATTTAATAAGGAGTAATATATTAAAGGAAAACATATTTAGTTTAGTAGATACAATGGGTAAAGTCAAAGAAATTCTTAAGTTGAATGTAACTGAACCCTCTATACGTTTTATGTTTTATTCAAAAATTTTTTATGACGATAAGTTCAGGTATTATGTGGATCGAGGAGAAATAGACCTAGCAATACAAAGGGCGAGGGAGATTATTTATGGTAGATAA
- a CDS encoding glutamyl-tRNA reductase yields the protein MVDNIIDTDNYYAIVYTYKTIGLSKLYEHYIPEKDLINIRFSDTQVSLLQTCNRVELYLYTKDRNKINDILSKLNETHGKDISSNAIVLRGKDAINHLYQVASGLDSLAIGEYEILGQIKEALTSCKKHSLCNEEIELLFNAAIKVGRKVRSLTNISKGKVGIYSIAIQKSLEVMGDLTDIKIAIVGAGEIGSKLAFMLKNNGARNLTIFNRNLDRALELSNKFGYNAELLDFQKVNEYDLVFIAINNSNPSQLRLDKPKLVIDLSVPPVVYKTSNVIYLDDLRVISDNIILNKREDIKKAEAIINEEIQKFESLLNNYNMNRLVSRFMSEIEWVREKEVDRAFNEILKNYADKDNIKEIIDKMTYSLIKKVFSPILEDLRKDPNNKKQIVEYLIEVFQNGQFSDTKTQKIEKQ from the coding sequence ATGGTAGATAACATAATTGACACTGATAATTATTATGCGATAGTATACACTTACAAGACAATTGGATTAAGTAAGTTATATGAGCATTATATACCAGAAAAAGATCTGATTAATATTCGTTTTTCGGATACACAAGTATCTTTGCTTCAAACTTGTAATCGCGTAGAATTATATTTGTATACCAAAGATAGAAATAAAATAAACGATATTCTAAGCAAATTAAACGAAACTCATGGTAAGGACATTAGCAGTAATGCAATTGTACTGAGAGGTAAGGATGCCATAAATCATTTATATCAAGTAGCCTCAGGACTAGATTCATTAGCTATAGGCGAATATGAGATTTTAGGTCAGATCAAAGAAGCCTTAACCAGTTGTAAAAAACATTCTCTATGTAATGAAGAAATTGAGTTACTATTTAATGCAGCAATTAAGGTAGGAAGAAAGGTAAGATCACTGACTAATATTTCTAAGGGAAAAGTAGGGATTTACTCTATTGCAATACAGAAATCATTAGAAGTTATGGGCGATTTAACTGACATAAAAATAGCAATAGTAGGAGCAGGAGAAATAGGATCAAAGTTGGCCTTTATGTTAAAAAATAACGGCGCAAGAAATTTGACTATCTTTAATAGGAACTTGGATAGAGCATTGGAGCTTTCAAATAAATTTGGTTACAATGCAGAACTTTTAGATTTTCAAAAGGTAAATGAATACGATTTAGTATTTATAGCTATAAATAACTCTAACCCGTCTCAATTGCGTTTAGATAAACCTAAATTAGTAATAGACTTATCTGTCCCTCCAGTTGTATATAAAACTTCAAATGTTATTTATTTAGACGATTTGAGAGTTATTTCAGATAATATTATATTAAATAAAAGAGAAGATATTAAGAAAGCTGAAGCAATAATTAATGAAGAGATTCAGAAATTTGAGTCGTTATTAAATAATTATAATATGAATAGATTAGTCTCTAGATTTATGAGTGAAATAGAATGGGTCAGAGAGAAAGAAGTGGACAGAGCATTTAACGAGATACTTAAAAATTACGCTGATAAAGACAATATTAAAGAAATCATTGACAAAATGACATATTCACTAATTAAAAAGGTCTTTTCTCCTATATTAGAAGATTTAAGAAAAGATCCAAATAATAAGAAACAAATAGTTGAATATTTGATAGAGGTGTTTCAGAATGGTCAATTTTCCGACACTAAGACCCAGAAGATTGAGAAGCAATAA
- the hemB gene encoding porphobilinogen synthase codes for MVNFPTLRPRRLRSNKLLRDFVAQTHLNAANLILPIFVKDGISEPEQIQSMPDVYRYPPNDKLIKYVENVKEKGIKNIILFGIPAYKDEVASSAYAKDGVIQRALKMLRESFKDQILLIADECTDEYISHGHCGIVLRRNGNLVIDNDESLRIHSKIAVSQAEAGADVIAPSSMMDGVVGAIRRDLDEAGYKDVAIMAYSAKYASTFYSPFRDAAYSKPSFGDRRGYQMDPRNSYEAIKEVKLDIEEGADIVMVKPAHTYLDVIRIVKDEFPEYPLAAYHVSGEYSMIKAAAINGWIDEKTAVLEITTAIKRAGADLIITYYAEKIAEWIREGVPF; via the coding sequence ATGGTCAATTTTCCGACACTAAGACCCAGAAGATTGAGAAGCAATAAGTTGTTGAGAGATTTTGTTGCACAAACTCACTTAAACGCAGCTAATCTTATATTACCAATTTTTGTAAAGGATGGAATAAGTGAGCCTGAGCAAATACAGAGTATGCCTGATGTTTATAGGTATCCTCCAAACGATAAACTAATAAAATACGTTGAAAACGTGAAGGAAAAAGGAATAAAAAATATAATTTTATTTGGGATTCCTGCCTATAAGGACGAAGTAGCTTCTTCCGCATACGCAAAAGACGGTGTAATTCAAAGAGCTTTGAAGATGCTTAGAGAATCCTTTAAAGACCAAATTCTACTTATAGCTGATGAATGTACAGATGAATACATAAGCCATGGACATTGTGGTATAGTACTAAGAAGAAACGGTAACTTAGTTATTGATAATGATGAAAGTTTGCGTATTCACTCTAAGATAGCTGTAAGTCAAGCTGAAGCAGGTGCAGACGTTATAGCACCATCGTCAATGATGGATGGAGTAGTAGGTGCAATAAGACGAGATCTGGACGAGGCTGGTTATAAAGATGTAGCTATAATGGCGTATAGTGCAAAATACGCATCGACTTTTTATTCACCTTTTAGAGATGCTGCATATTCTAAGCCCTCTTTTGGAGATAGAAGAGGATATCAGATGGACCCAAGAAATTCCTATGAAGCTATAAAGGAAGTGAAATTGGACATAGAGGAAGGTGCAGATATCGTAATGGTGAAACCTGCTCATACATACTTAGATGTAATAAGGATAGTTAAAGATGAATTTCCTGAGTATCCATTGGCTGCCTATCACGTTAGTGGAGAATATAGTATGATAAAAGCCGCTGCCATAAATGGTTGGATAGATGAGAAGACTGCCGTTCTAGAGATAACTACAGCAATAAAGAGAGCAGGAGCTGATCTAATAATAACCTATTATGCCGAAAAAATAGCTGAGTGGATAAGAGAAGGTGTTCCATTTTGA